In one window of Armatimonadota bacterium DNA:
- a CDS encoding ABC transporter ATP-binding protein: MTDSPNQRNRVDYAVQASGLRKEFDQVVAVDSVDLAVERGEIFGLVGPDGAGKTTTIRMLCGIMEPTSGAATVAGHDVLAQPEEVKRRIGYMSQRFSLYGDLTVAENLAFFADLYRVPGNERAGRRRELLEFSRLTPFTKRLAQDLSGGMKQKLALACTLMHTPEILFLDEPTTGVDPVSRRDFWKILYTLLGRGVTLVVTTPYMDEAERCNRVALIDKGRLIECDTPDHLRRRMRGEVIELICRPQRRAKDVLVDLPAVLSVQVFGERLHVWVERAERDQAVVEDALRRADVTIDHAREITPSLEDVFVSMLAGAATGE; this comes from the coding sequence ATGACAGATTCACCCAACCAGCGCAACCGAGTGGACTATGCCGTGCAGGCGTCGGGGCTGCGCAAGGAATTCGACCAGGTCGTCGCCGTTGATTCGGTTGACCTCGCGGTCGAACGCGGCGAGATATTCGGCTTGGTCGGGCCGGACGGCGCGGGCAAGACGACCACCATACGCATGTTGTGCGGGATCATGGAGCCGACGTCCGGCGCGGCGACGGTCGCGGGTCATGACGTGCTGGCGCAGCCCGAGGAAGTGAAGCGGCGCATCGGCTACATGTCCCAGCGCTTCAGCTTGTACGGCGACCTGACCGTCGCCGAGAACCTCGCGTTCTTCGCGGACCTCTACCGCGTGCCCGGGAACGAGCGCGCCGGGCGCCGGCGAGAGCTGTTGGAGTTCAGCCGCCTGACCCCGTTTACCAAGCGGCTGGCGCAGGATCTCTCCGGCGGCATGAAGCAGAAGCTCGCCCTGGCCTGCACGCTGATGCACACCCCCGAGATCCTGTTCCTCGACGAGCCGACGACGGGAGTGGATCCGGTGTCGCGCCGGGATTTCTGGAAGATCCTGTATACGCTGCTCGGCCGCGGCGTGACGCTGGTGGTCACCACGCCGTACATGGACGAGGCGGAGCGCTGCAACCGCGTCGCCTTGATAGACAAGGGGCGCCTTATCGAATGCGACACGCCGGACCATCTGCGCCGGCGCATGCGGGGAGAGGTGATCGAACTCATCTGTAGGCCGCAGCGGCGAGCGAAAGATGTCCTCGTTGATCTGCCGGCAGTGCTCTCGGTGCAGGTTTTCGGCGAGCGGCTCCACGTGTGGGTCGAGCGTGCCGAGCGCGACCAAGCGGTGGTCGAGGACGCGCTGCGCCGCGCGGACGTAACAATTGACCATGCGCGAGAGATCACCCCGAGCCTGGAGGATGTCTTCGTCTCCATGCTCGCCGGGGCGGCGACAGGGGAGTGA
- a CDS encoding efflux RND transporter periplasmic adaptor subunit has product MRQRVRVIILLLVVAIALGCVGWILLRDHDRGPAGTIVASGTIEATEIDVSPKVAGQILRLNVEEGEEANAGDVIATLDGDELRAQVEQARGALASAEARLADLLRGSRDEDIRRARANVAQAEAAVAGARRTVEIAKEAYTKSTELKAQVINAETAYDAAVNAHKQAQARLALVAAGPRSEQIEQARAAVEQARVQALNAAENAARAKQLLETGAISGQQWDAAAAQRDAAEAALAAARARLAELEAGSRAEELDQARAAEAQARAQLDGAKRSVETAREAYADRLALAQQRETAQTQYDTAVEQARAAQAQLDLLVAGPTEETIAAARGQAEQARGALASAEAMAQYLVIRAPANGTVILKNVELGELVTPGMPVVRLANLDSVWVRVYVPEPDLRVRLGDKAEVVTDAYPGKRFAGTVTEIADKPEFTPKNVQTKEERVKLVFGVKVELPNPRHELKPGMPADATIYTNGESRR; this is encoded by the coding sequence TTGCGGCAACGCGTCAGGGTCATAATCCTTCTGTTAGTCGTCGCCATCGCTCTGGGCTGCGTCGGTTGGATTCTGCTGCGGGATCACGACCGCGGGCCGGCGGGCACAATCGTCGCCAGCGGCACGATTGAAGCGACGGAGATTGATGTCAGCCCGAAAGTGGCGGGGCAGATTCTGCGGTTGAATGTGGAGGAGGGAGAAGAAGCCAACGCAGGCGACGTGATCGCAACCCTCGACGGCGACGAACTGCGGGCACAAGTGGAGCAAGCACGGGGAGCGCTTGCGTCGGCGGAAGCGCGACTGGCGGATCTGCTGCGCGGCTCGCGCGACGAAGACATCCGGCGCGCGCGAGCCAACGTTGCTCAGGCCGAGGCTGCCGTTGCCGGCGCGCGGCGCACAGTGGAAATCGCGAAAGAAGCATATACGAAGAGCACGGAGCTGAAGGCGCAGGTGATCAATGCGGAGACGGCCTACGATGCGGCGGTCAACGCGCACAAGCAGGCGCAGGCGCGGCTGGCGTTGGTCGCGGCGGGGCCTCGCAGCGAGCAAATCGAGCAGGCGCGAGCGGCTGTCGAGCAGGCCAGAGTGCAGGCGCTCAATGCGGCGGAGAACGCGGCGCGCGCGAAGCAGCTGCTCGAGACGGGGGCGATCTCCGGGCAGCAGTGGGACGCTGCGGCAGCGCAGCGGGATGCGGCCGAAGCCGCGCTGGCGGCCGCGCGGGCCAGGTTGGCCGAACTCGAGGCCGGCTCTCGCGCGGAGGAACTCGACCAGGCGCGCGCCGCCGAGGCACAGGCACGCGCGCAGCTCGACGGCGCGAAACGCAGCGTGGAAACCGCCCGAGAGGCGTACGCGGATCGCCTCGCTCTGGCGCAGCAACGCGAGACTGCGCAGACTCAGTACGACACGGCTGTGGAGCAGGCGCGCGCCGCGCAGGCGCAGCTTGATTTGCTGGTTGCGGGGCCGACGGAAGAGACCATCGCCGCCGCGCGCGGTCAGGCTGAGCAGGCCCGCGGCGCGCTGGCCTCCGCGGAGGCGATGGCGCAGTATCTAGTGATCCGGGCGCCGGCCAACGGCACGGTCATCCTGAAAAACGTCGAGCTCGGCGAATTGGTGACGCCGGGGATGCCGGTGGTGCGGCTTGCGAATCTCGATTCGGTGTGGGTGAGGGTGTACGTGCCCGAGCCCGACCTGCGGGTGCGGCTGGGCGACAAGGCGGAGGTCGTGACCGATGCATATCCGGGAAAGCGCTTTGCCGGCACGGTGACGGAGATCGCCGACAAGCCCGAGTTCACGCCGAAGAACGTGCAGACCAAAGAAGAGCGGGTAAAGCTCGTATTCGGCGTCAAGGTGGAACTCCCCAATCCGCGGCACGAGTTGAAGCCGGGTATGCCGGCGGACGCCACCATCTACACCAACGGCGAGAGCCGCCGCTAA
- a CDS encoding ABC transporter ATP-binding protein gives MTSQQPLLRLEGISKVYQMGEVQVVALKEVDLEIAAGHFVCVLGPSGSGKTTLLNLIGGIDTPTSGAITVAGNTLSGMTEDELTLYRRRSVGFIFQFFNLIPTLTALENVELVEELVDEGRGSREALEEVGLTARADHFPSELSGGEQQRVAIARALVKNPQVLLADEPTGNLDMETGRQILAVMRRLNREQGRTVLVVTHNSAIAQIADRALHLRSGEVVESSENPSPLDPELLEW, from the coding sequence ATGACATCCCAACAACCACTTCTGCGCCTCGAGGGAATCTCAAAGGTCTATCAAATGGGCGAGGTCCAAGTCGTCGCCCTCAAGGAGGTTGACCTCGAAATCGCCGCCGGGCACTTCGTCTGCGTCCTCGGCCCGAGCGGCTCGGGGAAAACGACGCTCCTCAACCTCATCGGCGGCATCGACACGCCCACCTCCGGCGCCATCACCGTCGCCGGCAACACCCTGAGTGGCATGACCGAGGATGAGCTGACCCTCTATCGCCGCCGCTCGGTCGGCTTCATCTTTCAGTTCTTCAATCTCATCCCGACCCTGACCGCCCTGGAGAACGTCGAACTCGTCGAGGAACTGGTGGACGAGGGCCGCGGCTCGCGCGAGGCGCTGGAAGAGGTCGGCCTCACGGCGCGGGCGGATCATTTCCCGAGCGAGTTGAGCGGCGGCGAGCAGCAGCGCGTCGCCATCGCTCGCGCGCTGGTCAAGAACCCGCAGGTGCTCCTCGCCGACGAGCCCACCGGCAATCTCGACATGGAAACCGGCCGCCAGATCCTCGCCGTCATGCGCCGCCTCAATCGCGAGCAGGGCCGAACCGTTCTCGTCGTCACCCATAACTCGGCGATCGCGCAGATCGCCGACCGCGCGCTCCACTTGCGCAGCGGCGAGGTCGTGGAGTCCAGTGAAAACCCCTCCCCGCTCGACCCCGAACTCTTGGAGTGGTAA
- a CDS encoding uracil-DNA glycosylase has protein sequence MSREAELERIARQVRRCTRCGLSESRTHAVPGAGNARAAVFFIGEAPGETEDETGRPFMGRSGREFDELLAIAGLRREDIFVTGVNKCRPPRNRRPRRDEMHVCRRAHLDRQLEIVSPRLVVLMGGVAAEEMLGVKRLRDVLGRVIQRDRRRCFVTYHPAASMRFPATGRATRRHFRRLPRLLSE, from the coding sequence ATGTCGCGTGAGGCAGAACTCGAACGCATCGCCCGACAGGTTCGCCGCTGCACGCGCTGCGGCCTGTCGGAATCACGCACCCACGCCGTGCCCGGCGCGGGGAACGCTCGCGCTGCCGTGTTCTTCATCGGCGAGGCGCCGGGCGAGACCGAGGATGAAACCGGCCGCCCTTTCATGGGCAGGTCCGGCCGGGAGTTCGACGAGCTGCTCGCCATCGCCGGCCTGCGTCGCGAGGACATCTTCGTCACCGGGGTGAACAAGTGCCGCCCGCCGCGCAATCGCCGCCCGCGGCGCGACGAGATGCATGTCTGCCGGCGCGCGCACCTCGACCGCCAACTGGAGATCGTCTCACCGCGGCTGGTCGTACTCATGGGAGGCGTCGCGGCGGAGGAGATGCTGGGGGTCAAGCGGTTGCGCGACGTGCTCGGCCGCGTCATTCAGCGGGATCGCAGGCGCTGCTTCGTGACCTATCACCCCGCGGCGTCCATGCGCTTCCCGGCAACCGGACGGGCGACGCGACGCCATTTCCGCAGGCTTCCTAGGCTCCTGTCCGAGTAG
- a CDS encoding ABC transporter ATP-binding protein, whose product MAESAVTVNDLTRKFGDFIAVDNISFSVARGEVFGFLGPNGAGKSTTIRMLCGIIEPTAGTGAVAGLDIRTQSEQVKERIGYMSQKFSLYEDLTVAENIEFYAGVYGLPSERLAERKEWILSMAGLGEREHSLTRELAVGWKQRLALGCAVVHEPEILFLDEPTAGVDPVSRRNFWELIYDVAGRGVTVFVTTHYMDEAEHCDRLALIHGGRLIAIGSSAQLKQKYATGVLLEVAAEPLMQAMDALEADAGIGDVAVFGKDLHVVMPAREDSAGYVRRVLSEAGVAVTDVEAIVPSLEDVFVALVEEAERAEASC is encoded by the coding sequence ATGGCGGAGTCCGCGGTAACAGTCAACGATCTGACGCGGAAGTTCGGCGACTTCATCGCGGTTGACAACATCAGCTTCTCGGTCGCGCGGGGGGAGGTGTTCGGATTTCTCGGCCCCAATGGAGCGGGCAAGTCCACCACCATCCGCATGCTGTGCGGGATCATCGAACCGACCGCTGGCACGGGCGCCGTGGCCGGGCTGGACATCCGCACGCAATCAGAGCAAGTCAAAGAGCGCATCGGCTACATGTCGCAGAAGTTCTCGCTGTACGAGGACTTGACGGTAGCCGAGAACATCGAGTTCTACGCGGGCGTCTACGGGCTGCCGAGCGAACGGCTTGCGGAGCGCAAGGAGTGGATCCTCAGCATGGCCGGCCTGGGCGAGCGCGAGCACAGCCTGACCCGCGAGCTGGCGGTGGGTTGGAAGCAGCGGCTGGCGCTGGGATGCGCGGTGGTGCACGAGCCGGAGATCCTGTTCCTCGACGAGCCGACCGCGGGCGTTGACCCGGTATCGCGCCGCAACTTCTGGGAGTTGATCTACGATGTCGCCGGACGCGGGGTCACGGTATTCGTCACCACGCATTACATGGACGAGGCGGAGCACTGCGACCGCCTTGCCCTGATTCACGGCGGGAGGCTGATTGCCATCGGCAGCTCGGCGCAGCTCAAGCAGAAGTACGCGACGGGAGTGCTGCTGGAGGTGGCGGCGGAACCGCTGATGCAAGCAATGGATGCGCTTGAAGCGGATGCCGGCATTGGCGATGTGGCGGTCTTTGGCAAGGATCTGCACGTGGTCATGCCCGCCCGGGAGGACTCCGCGGGGTACGTGCGGCGGGTGCTGTCCGAGGCCGGCGTCGCGGTCACGGATGTGGAAGCGATTGTGCCGTCGCTCGAGGACGTGTTCGTGGCCCTGGTGGAGGAGGCGGAGCGCGCCGAGGCAAGCTGCTAG
- a CDS encoding FtsX-like permease family protein: MTLLRRKLVRDIAANRWLFTAVTSVVLLGVCLFDAAYMSFQNLSSSYDLTYDRLRFADFTTRFHSGPEALENRARAIPGVAQAYGRLSQEIELAQTGRESEKVVGRVLAVPDQGPPDVNAVLVLDGAMPSPRRRELLLERNFAEANGYRPGDTITPVILDEEVEFTVSGIAASPEYILAVRAKEYLMPQPEEFGALFTTRTQAEELLGAPGTINELCVTITQYADRERVIQAVEDLVRPYGFEETITRDDQPSNNLLQSDLRAFRELAVIFPAFFLVIAALTVYTLLTRMVRSQRTQIGFMRASGYSSSEILVHYLEFALVLGLLGATIGTIAGHGLGIISTHYYTRVVGVPFLDMRPRWGSMSVGWMAGLVVALLAGIVPARAAAQLQPAETMRTETPAARRSWALRVLGRSFGGLPYVARLPLRNLIRRPRRTAYTALGIASAIALVIVSLGMLDASYAAINMYFYDVQVYDLRVSFLDPQPWSRLARIGHWEGVERVEPGLMIPVELQFDGKSYFTVVLGLPRDSRLYRLYDPRGESLSPPPAGMLIGATARSKLDAHTGDTLRVRLPEEPPDVQRWHNVQVVGYVHQPVGGLVYMSLDQLRRVFGRDLDLPRNGVTGAIIAVDPRYTSHVRDRLFDLTGAVEAESTAQTRAQIEELMKLFYAYLGIMLSFGIALAVAILFNTATIGVLERSRELASLRSLGMTRRQVGLMVTIENAVTALGGSLLGMGLGRLLNIYFIAAYSGEQLQLRPVIYPQSYAITVAAAFIALIIAQIPALRAVNRLDLAKATKEFVS; the protein is encoded by the coding sequence GTGACTCTGCTGCGGCGCAAGCTGGTGCGCGATATCGCCGCCAACCGCTGGTTGTTCACCGCGGTCACCTCGGTCGTGCTCCTCGGCGTGTGCCTCTTCGACGCCGCGTACATGTCCTTCCAGAACCTGTCGAGTTCCTACGATCTCACCTATGACCGCCTCCGCTTCGCCGACTTCACCACCCGCTTCCACAGCGGCCCCGAGGCTCTGGAGAACCGCGCCCGCGCCATCCCGGGCGTTGCACAGGCGTACGGGCGACTCAGTCAGGAGATCGAACTCGCCCAGACCGGACGCGAATCCGAGAAGGTCGTCGGCCGCGTCCTCGCAGTGCCGGACCAGGGTCCGCCCGACGTCAACGCCGTGCTCGTCCTCGACGGCGCGATGCCTTCCCCGCGCCGCCGCGAGCTGCTCCTGGAGCGCAACTTCGCCGAGGCCAACGGCTACCGCCCCGGCGACACCATCACCCCGGTCATCTTGGACGAGGAAGTCGAGTTCACCGTCAGCGGCATCGCCGCCAGCCCCGAGTACATCCTCGCCGTGCGCGCCAAGGAATACCTCATGCCCCAGCCCGAGGAATTCGGCGCGCTCTTCACCACGCGCACCCAGGCCGAGGAACTCCTCGGCGCCCCCGGCACCATCAACGAGCTGTGCGTCACCATCACTCAATACGCCGACCGCGAGCGCGTCATCCAGGCGGTCGAAGACCTCGTCCGCCCCTACGGCTTCGAGGAAACAATCACGCGCGATGACCAGCCGAGCAACAACCTGCTCCAGTCCGACCTGCGCGCGTTTCGCGAACTCGCCGTCATCTTTCCCGCCTTCTTTCTCGTCATCGCCGCGCTCACGGTGTACACGTTGCTCACGCGCATGGTTCGCTCCCAGCGCACCCAGATCGGCTTCATGCGCGCCTCGGGGTACAGCAGCTCCGAGATCCTCGTGCACTACCTCGAGTTCGCGCTCGTGCTCGGCCTGCTCGGGGCGACCATCGGCACCATCGCCGGCCACGGCTTGGGCATCATCTCGACCCACTACTACACCAGGGTCGTCGGCGTGCCGTTCCTCGACATGCGCCCGCGCTGGGGCTCGATGTCGGTGGGGTGGATGGCAGGCCTGGTGGTGGCGCTCCTCGCCGGGATCGTCCCCGCCCGCGCCGCCGCCCAACTCCAGCCCGCCGAAACGATGCGCACCGAAACCCCGGCGGCACGCCGCTCCTGGGCGCTGCGCGTCCTCGGCCGATCGTTCGGCGGGCTGCCCTACGTCGCCCGCTTGCCCTTGCGCAACCTCATCCGTCGCCCGCGCCGCACCGCCTACACCGCCCTCGGCATCGCCAGCGCCATCGCGCTCGTCATCGTCTCCCTCGGCATGCTCGACGCCAGCTACGCCGCCATCAACATGTACTTCTACGACGTGCAGGTCTATGATCTCCGCGTCAGCTTCCTCGACCCGCAGCCGTGGTCGCGGCTCGCCCGCATCGGCCACTGGGAAGGCGTCGAGCGCGTCGAGCCCGGCTTGATGATCCCGGTCGAGCTGCAATTCGACGGCAAATCCTACTTCACCGTCGTGCTCGGGCTGCCGCGCGATTCCAGGCTCTACCGCCTCTATGACCCCAGGGGTGAATCCCTCTCGCCGCCGCCCGCGGGCATGCTGATCGGCGCCACCGCGCGCAGCAAGCTCGACGCCCACACCGGCGATACGCTGCGCGTGCGCTTGCCCGAGGAGCCCCCCGACGTGCAGCGCTGGCACAATGTGCAGGTCGTCGGCTACGTACACCAGCCCGTGGGCGGGCTGGTGTATATGTCCCTCGACCAGCTCCGCCGCGTCTTTGGCCGCGACCTCGACCTCCCGCGCAACGGCGTCACCGGCGCGATTATCGCCGTGGATCCGCGCTACACCAGTCATGTGCGCGACCGGCTCTTCGACCTCACCGGCGCCGTCGAGGCCGAGAGCACCGCCCAGACCCGCGCCCAGATCGAGGAGTTGATGAAGCTGTTCTACGCCTACCTCGGCATTATGCTGAGCTTCGGCATCGCCCTCGCGGTGGCCATCCTCTTCAACACCGCTACCATCGGCGTCCTCGAGCGCTCCCGCGAGCTGGCATCCCTGCGCAGCCTGGGCATGACCCGCCGCCAGGTCGGACTTATGGTCACCATCGAAAACGCGGTGACGGCGCTCGGCGGGTCGCTCCTCGGCATGGGGCTGGGGCGACTGCTCAACATCTACTTCATCGCGGCGTACTCTGGCGAGCAACTCCAATTGCGCCCGGTCATCTACCCCCAGAGCTACGCCATCACCGTCGCCGCCGCGTTCATCGCGTTGATCATCGCCCAGATCCCCGCGCTACGCGCCGTGAACCGTCTCGACCTGGCGAAAGCAACCAAGGAGTTCGTGTCGTAG
- a CDS encoding fucose isomerase produces the protein MKIGIVSFTDGRKRVADSLNDACHGFQGDIAKWLKRKGHQVVEGKKIIWNYAAVRSEAARMNRAGCDVVVFNFSVWSFPDLTVQTASLIEAPILCIGNLNPGQPGWVAFFASAGALDEVGIPYGRALGDIKDPRVQAQVLDFLVKHEPDKQAQGNAAAAKLYGQRYGEFDGPSMGMYTGHVDQSQWMAQFGVHVYHRSQLTLVDMAKRVSKKRVQAGLDWLEAAVAKIHWDGDMLTPGLDGTLAKQVRLYLGMKDLCRQEGIDFCGITGQLDLTESKEHCIADVPEALLNDVADWEDDPKKVIVCATECDSNGALTMQILHHLTGTPVLFADLRHYHEKLDVYDLVNSGEHAPYLSKRSKNWRRNWKQVHLMPASKFFFRGGGASVQFYADPADPVTFARITRKNGEFQMHIFTGAFVKLPKATMERLAKQTTYEWPHAFSRFNISYERFAREFRCNHLHAALGDWVGQLIAACEALGIEPIVLD, from the coding sequence ATGAAGATCGGGATCGTCAGCTTCACGGATGGACGCAAGCGCGTCGCCGATTCCCTGAATGACGCATGTCACGGCTTTCAAGGCGACATCGCGAAGTGGCTCAAGCGGAAAGGCCACCAGGTCGTCGAGGGCAAGAAGATTATCTGGAACTATGCCGCCGTGCGCAGCGAAGCCGCGCGCATGAACCGGGCGGGCTGCGACGTCGTCGTGTTCAACTTCTCCGTGTGGTCGTTCCCGGACCTGACGGTGCAGACGGCGTCGCTGATCGAGGCGCCGATTCTGTGCATCGGCAATCTCAACCCGGGGCAGCCGGGCTGGGTGGCGTTCTTCGCGTCCGCCGGCGCGCTCGATGAGGTCGGCATTCCCTACGGCCGCGCGCTCGGCGACATCAAGGATCCGCGCGTGCAGGCGCAGGTGCTCGACTTCCTCGTTAAGCACGAGCCCGACAAGCAGGCGCAGGGCAACGCAGCGGCGGCGAAGCTCTACGGCCAGCGCTACGGCGAATTCGACGGCCCCTCAATGGGCATGTACACCGGCCACGTTGACCAGAGCCAGTGGATGGCGCAGTTCGGCGTCCATGTCTATCACCGCAGCCAGTTGACGCTGGTGGACATGGCGAAGCGCGTCTCCAAGAAGCGCGTCCAGGCCGGGCTGGACTGGCTGGAGGCGGCGGTGGCGAAGATCCACTGGGACGGCGACATGCTCACACCCGGCCTCGACGGGACGCTCGCCAAGCAAGTGCGGCTCTACCTCGGGATGAAGGATCTGTGCAGGCAGGAGGGCATTGACTTCTGCGGCATCACCGGGCAGCTCGACTTGACCGAGAGCAAAGAGCACTGCATCGCCGACGTGCCGGAGGCGCTGCTCAACGACGTCGCGGACTGGGAGGACGACCCGAAGAAGGTCATCGTGTGCGCCACCGAGTGCGACTCTAACGGCGCGCTGACGATGCAGATCCTGCACCACCTCACCGGGACGCCGGTGCTCTTCGCCGACCTGCGGCACTACCACGAGAAGCTCGACGTGTACGACCTCGTCAACAGCGGCGAGCACGCGCCGTACCTGTCCAAGCGCAGCAAGAACTGGCGCAGGAACTGGAAGCAAGTGCACCTGATGCCGGCGAGCAAGTTCTTCTTCCGCGGCGGCGGCGCGTCGGTGCAGTTTTACGCCGATCCGGCGGATCCGGTGACCTTCGCCCGCATCACGCGCAAGAACGGCGAGTTCCAGATGCACATCTTCACCGGCGCGTTCGTCAAGCTGCCCAAGGCGACCATGGAGAGGCTCGCCAAGCAGACGACCTACGAGTGGCCGCACGCGTTCTCGCGGTTCAACATCTCGTATGAGCGCTTCGCGCGGGAGTTCCGCTGTAACCACCTGCACGCCGCGCTCGGCGACTGGGTGGGGCAGCTCATCGCCGCGTGCGAGGCGCTGGGTATCGAGCCCATCGTGCTGGACTGA
- a CDS encoding ABC transporter permease: MLLRTWAITRKEFIQIVRDARTLAVVVVLPVLMLVLYGYAINMDVKHLPTAVLDQDRSSDARDLIRAFENNEYFDVVRYVGSPAEVDRVIDRGSAKVALAIPRGYARDLAAGRSAQVQVIVDGTDP, translated from the coding sequence ATGCTGCTGAGAACGTGGGCGATAACGCGCAAGGAATTCATCCAGATCGTGCGCGATGCGCGCACGCTCGCGGTGGTCGTCGTGCTGCCCGTGTTGATGCTGGTGCTGTACGGCTACGCGATCAACATGGACGTGAAGCATCTGCCCACGGCTGTGCTCGACCAGGACCGGAGTTCCGATGCGCGCGACTTGATACGCGCCTTCGAGAACAACGAATACTTCGACGTGGTTCGCTACGTGGGGTCGCCGGCGGAGGTTGACCGTGTGATAGACCGGGGCTCGGCCAAGGTGGCGCTGGCGATTCCGCGCGGCTACGCGCGCGACCTCGCGGCGGGCAGGAGCGCGCAGGTGCAGGTGATCGTTGACGGCACCGATCCGAG